From a single Sediminibacterium sp. KACHI17 genomic region:
- a CDS encoding MarR family winged helix-turn-helix transcriptional regulator — protein sequence MKPIEQLWKSFENQHPKGSLTDFGVWLIKNDTPEKESVKQNTDQENSTAKKKVSGKMTSTDMVGVFISRLYRFIRMASKDLLAKHDIASIDEFALLATLLVHPGMTKTELLKQNLMEITTGSEMLKRYVARKWLLEQRDKNDKRITRLSLSAKAQHIMFACMQTLDDIEDILLPLNSKEQETLYHLLDRLDAYHSEKHQVKQVSSMIS from the coding sequence ATGAAGCCGATAGAACAATTATGGAAAAGCTTTGAAAATCAGCATCCAAAAGGGTCTCTGACAGATTTTGGCGTATGGCTGATCAAAAATGATACACCGGAAAAAGAGTCTGTCAAACAAAATACGGATCAGGAGAACAGTACTGCAAAGAAAAAAGTATCCGGCAAAATGACTTCTACGGATATGGTGGGGGTTTTCATTTCCAGACTCTACCGCTTTATTCGAATGGCCAGCAAAGATTTGTTGGCAAAACATGATATTGCATCCATTGATGAATTCGCTTTGCTCGCAACTTTATTGGTACACCCGGGTATGACTAAAACAGAATTATTGAAACAGAACCTGATGGAGATTACCACAGGCAGTGAAATGCTAAAGCGTTATGTTGCGAGAAAATGGCTACTGGAGCAACGAGATAAAAATGATAAAAGAATCACCAGGCTTTCATTGAGTGCAAAAGCACAGCATATTATGTTTGCATGCATGCAAACATTGGATGATATTGAAGACATCCTTCTGCCATTGAATTCAAAGGAACAAGAAACCCTGTACCATTTATTAGACAGGCTAGATGCATATCATTCAGAAAAACATCAGGTAAAGCAGGTGTCATCCATGATTTCCTGA
- a CDS encoding sugar porter family MFS transporter — translation MHKKLALWSITVGLGGLLFGLDVAVISGAEQAIQSLWNLSDWMHGTAIAMALYGTVFGAALGNIPANRIGRKKTLFWIGILFLVTSVGAALAQDVYTFMVFRFLSGLSIGASSVVAPVYISEIAPPKYRGRMVISFQLNVVAGILLAYFSNYLLQGLGGENDWRWMLGVVAIPSLLFSVMMLFTPETPRWLVLYKNDPAAAKKVLAITGEATDAMIDAIRNSVSKAKESLFSKKFIVPLMLAFLIAFFNQMSGINAIIYFAPKVFEMAGIERSGALLSSVGIGVVNLVFTITGWYLIDRFGRKLLMYIGSLGYIISLSLIAISFNAADKTMIVYYVFMFIAAHAVGQGAVIWVFLSELFPNSVRASGTSFGCLTHWVFAALVAQVFPFFAANVPGTYIFGFFAFMMFLQLLYVWKMMPETKGVALEDMEQNIVLH, via the coding sequence ATGCATAAGAAGCTTGCTCTATGGTCCATCACGGTAGGATTAGGTGGATTATTATTTGGTTTGGACGTAGCTGTCATCTCAGGAGCTGAACAAGCCATTCAATCTTTATGGAATTTAAGTGATTGGATGCATGGAACTGCTATTGCCATGGCATTGTATGGAACGGTGTTTGGTGCAGCATTGGGAAATATTCCCGCCAATCGTATCGGAAGAAAAAAGACTTTGTTCTGGATCGGTATTTTATTTCTAGTAACATCAGTTGGGGCAGCATTGGCACAGGATGTGTATACGTTTATGGTCTTTCGCTTTTTGAGTGGATTAAGTATTGGTGCTTCTTCTGTTGTAGCACCTGTTTATATTTCAGAGATCGCACCTCCTAAGTATCGCGGACGAATGGTGATCTCTTTTCAGTTGAATGTAGTGGCAGGAATTCTGCTAGCTTATTTTTCTAATTATTTATTGCAAGGCTTGGGCGGAGAAAATGACTGGAGATGGATGTTAGGCGTTGTAGCGATACCCTCTCTTTTATTTTCAGTGATGATGTTGTTTACACCGGAAACACCGAGATGGCTTGTACTATATAAGAATGATCCTGCAGCAGCAAAAAAAGTATTGGCAATCACCGGTGAAGCAACAGATGCCATGATCGATGCTATTCGAAATTCTGTATCGAAGGCCAAGGAATCTTTGTTCTCAAAAAAATTCATAGTTCCTCTGATGTTGGCTTTCTTGATCGCTTTTTTTAATCAAATGTCAGGTATCAATGCCATCATCTATTTTGCTCCCAAGGTTTTTGAAATGGCGGGAATTGAACGAAGTGGTGCGTTGTTATCTTCAGTGGGTATTGGTGTGGTAAACCTTGTATTTACAATAACGGGCTGGTATCTCATTGATCGCTTTGGTCGAAAACTGCTGATGTATATTGGTTCCCTTGGTTATATCATTTCTCTCTCTCTGATAGCGATTTCTTTTAATGCAGCCGATAAAACCATGATTGTATATTATGTATTTATGTTCATTGCCGCACATGCTGTTGGACAAGGAGCCGTGATCTGGGTGTTCTTATCAGAATTGTTTCCCAACTCTGTTCGTGCCAGTGGAACATCTTTTGGATGTCTGACCCATTGGGTGTTTGCAGCATTGGTAGCACAGGTGTTTCCGTTCTTTGCGGCCAATGTTCCCGGGACTTACATCTTCGGTTTTTTTGCCTTCATGATGTTCCTTCAATTGCTATATGTATGGAAGATGATGCCTGAAACAAAAGGAGTGGCATTAGAAGACATGGAACAAAATATTGTATTACACTGA
- a CDS encoding DUF1080 domain-containing protein, with the protein MKTNMNRIFLLLIVTATFITVTAFSYKKTIMADNDVIGRWDLTVNMGDRIAPSWLEIKLSGIKTLVGQFVADGGSARPIAQVHVKEGKITFSIPPQWDRTDKDMVLEATFANDQLQGTIQASNGKTYTFTGVRAPSLKRTNAVVWGEPIALLNTKDLSGWHGQGKNNQWQNINGILTSAKSGTNLITDQAFADFKLHIEFRYPAGSNSGVYLRGRYEVQVEDNAGKEPSSTYFGGIYGFLTPNEMVAKAPGEWQTYDITLIGRRVTVVANGKAIIVDQIIPGITGGALDSKEGEPGPIMLQGDHGPIEYRNIILTPAK; encoded by the coding sequence ATGAAAACAAACATGAATCGCATTTTTCTGTTATTGATCGTCACCGCAACATTCATCACTGTTACCGCATTTTCCTATAAGAAAACAATAATGGCGGATAATGACGTCATTGGTCGATGGGACCTCACTGTGAATATGGGTGATAGGATCGCACCATCTTGGTTGGAGATCAAATTGTCTGGTATAAAAACATTGGTTGGACAATTTGTTGCTGATGGCGGTAGTGCCAGACCTATTGCACAAGTGCATGTGAAAGAAGGAAAGATCACCTTCTCAATTCCACCACAATGGGATAGAACAGATAAAGACATGGTCTTAGAAGCAACATTTGCAAATGACCAACTTCAGGGAACCATTCAGGCGAGCAATGGTAAGACCTATACTTTTACAGGAGTAAGAGCACCATCCTTAAAAAGAACCAATGCTGTTGTATGGGGAGAGCCCATCGCCTTATTGAATACAAAAGACCTGAGTGGTTGGCATGGACAAGGAAAAAATAATCAATGGCAAAATATCAATGGCATATTGACCAGTGCTAAATCAGGTACGAATCTGATCACCGATCAAGCATTCGCAGATTTCAAATTACATATTGAATTTCGTTATCCCGCAGGAAGTAATAGCGGCGTGTATTTGCGCGGGCGCTATGAAGTACAGGTAGAAGATAATGCCGGTAAAGAACCTTCTTCCACTTATTTTGGTGGTATCTATGGGTTTTTAACACCCAATGAAATGGTTGCCAAAGCACCGGGTGAATGGCAGACTTATGATATCACGCTGATAGGTCGCAGGGTAACTGTGGTGGCCAATGGAAAAGCCATCATCGTTGATCAAATCATTCCAGGAATCACAGGTGGTGCTTTAGATAGTAAAGAAGGAGAACCGGGACCTATTATGTTACAAGGTGACCATGGTCCGATTGAGTATAGAAATATTATACTTACACCGGCTAAATGA
- a CDS encoding methyltransferase domain-containing protein: MKKGDPVKVFTHQYPTWLLKHPRWIHLIYTFNYLIQLRKWYLTSRLQKMLAARAHSFNLLDAGCGEGQFLLPYVASYKDAHFKGIDRADSNISFCNSYAQVNGYANAVFEQKELESLQETEVYDIVLCISVLPYCKDDHAALYALYTALKKDGELLLYVPVNNTSILPFYRTILNTYENYERIQNNQRVYTKYRVLELLDSNGFRISDMTLTYGFFGKISNELYNTHLILFNACSLPLKIILSVSLLLFYPLILLCMILDFILPVTSGNGLMIVAKK, encoded by the coding sequence TTGAAAAAAGGTGATCCGGTAAAAGTATTTACACATCAGTATCCAACATGGCTATTAAAACACCCTCGATGGATACACCTGATCTATACATTCAACTATCTGATACAACTTCGTAAATGGTATCTGACAAGCCGACTACAAAAAATGTTAGCTGCAAGAGCCCATTCATTTAATCTGCTTGATGCGGGCTGTGGGGAAGGGCAATTTCTTCTCCCTTATGTTGCCTCCTATAAAGATGCGCATTTCAAAGGGATTGATCGAGCAGATAGTAATATTTCATTCTGTAATAGCTACGCACAAGTCAATGGTTATGCCAATGCTGTTTTTGAGCAAAAGGAGCTGGAATCTTTACAAGAAACAGAAGTGTATGATATTGTTCTATGTATATCAGTGCTTCCTTATTGCAAAGATGACCATGCTGCTCTCTATGCACTATATACTGCCTTGAAAAAAGATGGTGAGCTTTTATTGTATGTTCCGGTGAACAATACCAGTATACTTCCTTTCTATAGAACGATACTGAATACGTATGAAAATTATGAGCGCATTCAAAACAATCAAAGAGTATATACAAAGTACAGGGTATTGGAACTTTTAGATTCCAATGGTTTTAGGATCTCTGACATGACCCTCACCTATGGCTTTTTTGGTAAGATTAGTAATGAATTATACAATACGCATCTGATTCTCTTTAATGCCTGTTCATTACCCTTGAAGATTATTTTGTCAGTATCTCTTCTTCTGTTTTACCCACTCATTTTACTTTGTATGATATTGGATTTCATACTGCCTGTTACCAGCGGGAACGGATTGATGATCGTTGCAAAAAAATGA
- a CDS encoding RagB/SusD family nutrient uptake outer membrane protein, whose amino-acid sequence MKKLQILLIAGAAAFHFACNPLEVKELVDPNNPSEASVLNNATRRQVQFLVTGLEQRHKGYVTNICQAWNTFGREVWYLNGSDPRFQTDWLGQAGRVPDAAYFGFGATGGGSYATPYQCIKQGYVLIDAANNSGELTAPEKRAVAGFAKTIMAYQFMIPANWQYENGIRTDVKDPLKPGGFRSYTAAMGFVDSLLNAGYDDLNNGGTTFPFTLTAGFNGFNTIDGLKRLNRAIAARCAIYRKDWQGALTALNLSFMNLTGALGVGPAHTFGAPPDGFNPMFYVLDANVNTIIVVHPSVLADATPGDARVAAKFHQRATPVTITTDAMPLVGTHQDKRWASNTSPMPFIKNEELILIKAEAHAQLNQTTDAVNAINIIRNAANIGNYGGATTQAALIDEILYQRRYSLWAEPWGHRWIDARRYDRLNTIPTSFDQGTIFKQFPRPQSEINWDLYAGG is encoded by the coding sequence ATGAAAAAGCTTCAAATACTATTAATAGCGGGTGCTGCAGCATTTCATTTTGCATGTAACCCACTGGAAGTAAAAGAGCTGGTTGATCCGAATAATCCAAGTGAGGCGAGTGTGTTGAACAATGCTACTCGTCGCCAGGTTCAGTTTCTGGTTACCGGTCTCGAACAAAGACACAAAGGATATGTCACTAATATTTGTCAGGCGTGGAATACTTTCGGAAGGGAAGTATGGTACCTGAATGGTTCTGATCCTCGCTTTCAAACCGATTGGTTAGGTCAGGCAGGTCGTGTACCTGATGCTGCTTACTTCGGATTTGGTGCAACAGGTGGCGGATCTTATGCAACACCTTATCAGTGTATCAAACAAGGCTATGTTTTGATTGATGCTGCAAATAATTCCGGTGAATTAACGGCTCCTGAAAAAAGAGCGGTTGCCGGTTTTGCAAAAACCATCATGGCATATCAATTCATGATTCCTGCCAACTGGCAATATGAAAACGGTATCCGTACTGATGTAAAAGATCCGTTGAAACCCGGTGGTTTCAGGTCTTATACTGCTGCAATGGGATTTGTTGATTCACTATTGAATGCAGGTTATGATGACCTGAATAATGGTGGTACTACTTTCCCATTCACACTAACAGCCGGATTTAATGGTTTTAATACCATCGATGGTTTGAAAAGATTGAACAGAGCGATAGCAGCGCGTTGCGCGATTTATCGTAAAGATTGGCAAGGTGCATTAACTGCATTGAACCTGTCGTTCATGAACCTGACCGGTGCTTTGGGCGTAGGTCCAGCACACACGTTTGGTGCACCACCGGATGGTTTCAATCCGATGTTTTATGTATTGGATGCAAATGTGAATACCATCATCGTTGTTCATCCTTCCGTTCTCGCAGATGCTACACCGGGTGATGCACGTGTTGCTGCTAAATTCCATCAGCGCGCTACACCGGTGACCATTACCACAGATGCGATGCCATTGGTTGGAACACATCAGGATAAAAGATGGGCAAGCAATACTTCACCCATGCCTTTCATTAAAAATGAAGAATTGATCTTGATCAAAGCTGAAGCGCATGCACAGTTAAACCAAACCACTGATGCCGTTAATGCGATCAATATCATTCGCAATGCTGCAAACATTGGTAACTATGGTGGCGCTACAACACAAGCCGCTTTGATCGATGAGATCTTGTATCAGCGTCGTTATTCACTGTGGGCTGAACCTTGGGGTCACCGCTGGATCGATGCGCGCAGATATGACAGACTCAATACCATCCCTACTTCATTTGATCAGGGAACGATCTTCAAACAATTCCCTCGCCCTCAATCTGAGATCAACTGGGATCTGTATGCGGGTGGATAG
- a CDS encoding SusC/RagA family TonB-linked outer membrane protein, translating to MQKRYLLKTLLLFFFFMKMIDADAQGFTASGTVKESVTGNPLAGVSVTIKGTKQVTTTDASGNFSIKPAGKTAVLVLNYVGYKSTEISVSADRPTVNIMMEEEINPLKEVVITGLASSIKRSNLANAVTTVSARDLTGTTQIQTTDGALYGKVPGATIRMNSGAPGGGINIQLRGLSSLTQASAPLIVLDGVYISNDFQRTGRASVTGAGAANQDDGANRLADINPADIESIEVLKGPSAAAMYGTRANAGVLVINTKKGAAGKTTISFAQDIGFATPLKLMGVDNWSEAKINTFFPAARRPIELTRYQNAVASGTFIDYEDYFYGNTATLLNSRLSLRGGDEKTKFFISGSLTDEGGTVRRTGFERQSIRANIDHKLTKDITLTVNSNYSRSNTDRGFTGNQNNSGASIGYNIAYVPNYFDLRPVNGIYPANPYFAENPVHVTDKGVNNSLVNRFIQSFGLDINLLRTERSQLKFKANGGLDFFQNSTKVYLPDDLQFQRAQANPGDVLVGRQQTMNTNFQAAMVYNWELKKVNMTTQAGMVRLDFKNDGLFNRGRGLAPGQSNIKQATVQEVEAQFENSQRDVGIFLQQEANFEDKIIGTVGIRWDKSNTNGDPNKYYAFPKASLAVNLTNFDFWKSRTITQLKPRVAYGQTAGPVPFGATFTSLGGVNIGGLLGSTVAVNVGNLNIRPERAEEIEFGLDAGFFNNKILFEGTYYIKTTKDNLQPLNLSPSTGVATTLSNEAEMRNKGIELALSGTVIQKQNIKWSTRLMWWKNDVVLTRLGIPSYTAGAFGTALGTFLYQQGVAPTTIVGTPAISPGVFTVWGNAQPDWTSSWSNNITFLKNFDLNFLMEYRSGGDNINLTSFLTDGGGTTKGWFDDDNKDGIPNGRQRPPAPYNNAGRWVQDATFLKVREIGLYYTVPKEFLSRTFGRVIQRARVGFSGNNVFLATKYVGYDPETSTFGAQAVANNVDVAPYPTARRLFFHLQIDF from the coding sequence ATGCAGAAACGTTATCTACTGAAAACGCTGCTTCTGTTCTTCTTCTTTATGAAGATGATAGATGCAGACGCTCAGGGCTTTACCGCCTCGGGCACAGTTAAAGAAAGCGTAACTGGGAATCCACTTGCAGGGGTTTCCGTTACTATCAAAGGCACCAAACAGGTGACCACTACCGACGCGAGCGGTAATTTCTCCATTAAACCTGCAGGAAAAACGGCCGTGCTGGTACTGAATTATGTTGGTTATAAATCAACAGAGATCAGTGTATCAGCAGACAGACCAACCGTAAACATTATGATGGAAGAAGAGATCAATCCACTGAAAGAAGTGGTGATCACGGGTCTGGCTTCTTCTATCAAACGTTCGAATCTTGCCAATGCGGTGACAACTGTTTCAGCCAGAGACCTTACAGGAACTACACAGATTCAAACAACCGATGGAGCACTGTATGGTAAAGTTCCGGGTGCTACCATTCGTATGAACTCCGGTGCTCCGGGTGGTGGTATCAACATTCAATTGCGTGGTTTATCAAGTCTGACACAGGCTTCTGCGCCACTCATCGTATTGGATGGAGTGTATATCAGCAATGACTTTCAGCGTACCGGTCGTGCCTCTGTTACCGGTGCGGGTGCTGCCAATCAGGATGATGGTGCCAACCGTTTGGCAGATATCAACCCTGCAGACATTGAAAGTATTGAAGTATTGAAAGGACCATCAGCAGCTGCTATGTACGGTACACGTGCAAATGCAGGGGTATTGGTGATCAACACTAAAAAAGGTGCTGCCGGAAAAACAACGATCAGCTTTGCACAAGACATTGGTTTTGCAACTCCATTGAAATTGATGGGTGTTGACAATTGGAGCGAAGCAAAGATCAACACCTTCTTTCCTGCTGCCAGAAGACCGATCGAATTAACACGTTATCAGAATGCAGTTGCTTCAGGAACATTTATCGACTATGAAGATTATTTCTACGGAAACACAGCGACCCTGCTGAATAGCCGTTTGAGTCTTCGTGGTGGTGATGAGAAAACCAAATTCTTTATTTCAGGATCACTGACCGATGAAGGCGGTACTGTGAGAAGAACCGGTTTTGAGCGTCAATCGATTCGTGCCAATATCGATCACAAACTCACTAAAGACATCACGCTAACGGTGAACTCTAACTACAGCCGTAGCAATACAGATCGTGGTTTCACCGGTAACCAAAACAACTCCGGTGCAAGTATTGGTTATAACATCGCTTATGTACCCAATTATTTCGATCTGAGACCAGTAAATGGTATCTATCCTGCGAATCCTTATTTCGCAGAGAATCCGGTTCATGTAACCGATAAGGGTGTCAACAATTCCTTGGTGAATCGTTTCATTCAATCATTCGGATTAGATATCAACCTCCTGCGTACAGAAAGATCTCAGCTGAAATTCAAAGCCAATGGTGGTTTGGATTTCTTCCAGAATTCAACCAAAGTGTATTTGCCGGATGATCTTCAATTCCAGCGTGCACAGGCGAATCCGGGTGATGTTCTCGTAGGTAGACAACAAACCATGAACACCAACTTCCAGGCTGCGATGGTGTACAACTGGGAACTGAAAAAAGTGAACATGACCACACAAGCCGGTATGGTTCGTTTGGATTTTAAAAACGATGGACTCTTTAACCGTGGTCGTGGTTTAGCTCCGGGACAGTCTAATATCAAACAAGCAACTGTACAAGAAGTAGAAGCGCAGTTTGAAAACTCTCAAAGAGACGTGGGTATCTTCTTACAACAGGAAGCGAATTTTGAAGATAAGATCATTGGTACAGTAGGTATCCGTTGGGATAAATCCAATACCAATGGAGATCCCAATAAATATTATGCATTTCCCAAAGCATCATTGGCTGTGAACCTGACCAATTTTGATTTCTGGAAATCACGCACCATCACACAGTTGAAACCACGTGTGGCTTATGGTCAAACAGCGGGTCCTGTTCCTTTTGGTGCTACTTTCACTTCATTGGGTGGTGTGAACATCGGTGGATTACTGGGTTCTACTGTTGCAGTGAATGTAGGAAACTTAAACATCAGACCTGAAAGAGCGGAAGAAATTGAATTTGGTTTAGATGCGGGTTTCTTCAATAACAAAATTTTGTTTGAAGGAACTTATTACATCAAAACAACCAAAGACAACTTACAGCCGCTGAATCTTTCTCCTTCAACCGGTGTGGCAACTACGCTGAGCAATGAAGCAGAGATGAGAAACAAGGGTATTGAGTTGGCTTTATCAGGTACCGTGATTCAGAAACAAAATATCAAATGGTCTACTCGTTTGATGTGGTGGAAGAATGATGTTGTATTAACAAGACTGGGCATTCCTTCTTATACAGCAGGTGCATTCGGTACAGCACTGGGTACCTTCCTGTATCAGCAAGGTGTAGCACCTACTACGATCGTTGGTACTCCTGCAATTTCTCCGGGTGTATTTACTGTATGGGGTAATGCGCAGCCTGATTGGACTTCATCTTGGTCAAACAACATTACTTTCCTGAAAAATTTTGATCTGAACTTCCTGATGGAATACCGTAGTGGTGGTGATAACATCAACCTGACTTCATTCCTGACCGATGGTGGTGGTACTACTAAAGGTTGGTTTGATGATGATAACAAAGATGGTATTCCGAATGGACGTCAGCGTCCGCCAGCACCGTATAACAATGCCGGTCGTTGGGTACAGGATGCTACTTTCCTGAAAGTACGTGAGATCGGTTTGTACTATACTGTTCCAAAAGAATTCCTGAGCCGCACATTCGGAAGAGTGATTCAGCGTGCAAGAGTTGGTTTCTCAGGAAACAATGTCTTCCTGGCAACAAAATATGTTGGTTACGATCCTGAAACATCCACATTTGGAGCACAAGCTGTTGCCAATAACGTAGATGTGGCTCCTTATCCAACAGCCAGAAGATTATTCTTTCACTTACAAATTGACTTCTAA
- a CDS encoding CocE/NonD family hydrolase, producing MRKLLNLVVCVMLTYALSAQDTAAIYLKLQEIAIIDQKVMMPMRDGIRLATDIYRPKGDQKVPIVFSKTPYQFNTWVDGKMTTRTLEEAYNAVSRGYAYVVQNERGRYFSEGEWDILGAPITDGYDAFTWMAAQSWSNGKIGVIGCSSTAEWQMAVASQNHPALAAMVAQGYGAGIGRVGKFMEQGNWYRGGAGQMLFTAWLYGTQNDKFKPTFPKTVQQKDLQRLQRFYDMSTEMPRVDWSVGLRHLPIQDIIKNVKGQEGVYEDMIRRKPNDPKWFKGGLYHDNMPLNVPAYWFVSWYDVSSAPNIALFNHVRNNAKDKATADNQYLVIAPVLHCSYKRATENTIVGERSVGDARLNYDELTWGWFDLLLKGEQNDFKQKNPRVRYYTMGSNKWQQSETFPPAGAEMQSFYLSSAGKANTRNGDGQLTATPPKENKPDAFQYDPMNPVPSYGGNVCCTGNAVQGGSFDQSTMELREDILVYTSDVLKEGVEVTGFIESTLYVSSSGPDTDITLKLIDVHPDGKAYNLDETIQRLRYREGYDKEVFMEKGKVYKVDLTPMVTSNYFAPGHRIRIEVSSSNFPRFDRNMNTGGNNYDEATGIKVENKIHHSTQYPSVIKLPMIKK from the coding sequence ATGAGAAAATTGCTCAACCTTGTTGTGTGCGTAATGCTTACGTATGCACTCTCCGCACAAGACACCGCCGCTATTTACCTGAAACTTCAGGAGATCGCTATTATCGATCAGAAAGTGATGATGCCAATGCGTGATGGTATCCGATTGGCTACGGATATTTATCGTCCTAAAGGCGATCAAAAAGTACCGATCGTTTTTTCCAAGACCCCTTATCAATTCAATACCTGGGTGGATGGTAAAATGACTACCCGCACCCTTGAGGAAGCCTATAATGCGGTTTCCCGTGGCTATGCTTATGTGGTTCAAAATGAACGCGGTCGTTATTTCTCGGAAGGCGAATGGGATATTCTCGGCGCTCCGATCACGGACGGTTATGATGCTTTTACCTGGATGGCTGCTCAATCCTGGAGCAACGGTAAAATCGGCGTCATCGGTTGTTCTTCGACTGCAGAATGGCAAATGGCTGTTGCCTCTCAAAACCACCCTGCCCTTGCAGCCATGGTAGCTCAGGGATATGGTGCCGGTATCGGTCGCGTAGGAAAATTCATGGAACAAGGCAACTGGTATCGAGGCGGGGCCGGACAAATGCTCTTCACTGCATGGCTCTATGGTACACAGAATGATAAATTCAAACCCACTTTCCCTAAAACCGTACAACAAAAAGACCTGCAGCGTTTACAACGCTTTTATGATATGTCTACCGAAATGCCTCGTGTAGATTGGTCTGTTGGTCTGCGTCATCTTCCGATACAAGACATCATTAAAAATGTAAAAGGACAAGAAGGTGTATATGAAGACATGATTCGTCGCAAACCCAATGATCCTAAATGGTTCAAGGGCGGATTGTATCATGACAATATGCCCTTGAATGTTCCTGCATATTGGTTTGTTTCCTGGTATGATGTTTCTTCTGCTCCCAATATTGCACTCTTCAATCATGTTCGTAACAATGCCAAAGACAAAGCCACAGCAGATAATCAGTATCTCGTAATTGCTCCGGTATTACATTGTTCTTATAAACGAGCAACAGAGAATACCATTGTTGGTGAAAGAAGTGTAGGTGATGCGAGATTGAATTATGATGAACTCACCTGGGGTTGGTTTGATCTGTTACTGAAAGGCGAACAAAATGATTTCAAACAAAAGAATCCACGTGTTCGCTACTATACCATGGGTAGTAACAAATGGCAACAGTCAGAAACCTTCCCTCCTGCAGGCGCTGAAATGCAATCTTTTTATTTGAGCAGTGCCGGTAAAGCGAATACCAGAAACGGTGATGGACAGTTGACAGCAACACCTCCTAAAGAAAACAAGCCGGATGCTTTTCAATATGATCCGATGAATCCTGTACCATCCTATGGTGGTAATGTTTGCTGTACCGGCAATGCGGTACAAGGCGGTTCTTTTGATCAGTCTACAATGGAGTTGAGAGAAGATATCCTCGTGTATACTTCTGATGTATTAAAAGAAGGCGTAGAAGTAACAGGTTTTATTGAATCTACACTGTATGTTTCTTCTTCGGGTCCTGATACCGATATCACATTGAAATTGATCGATGTACATCCGGATGGTAAAGCATATAACCTGGATGAAACCATTCAGCGTTTACGATACAGGGAAGGATATGATAAAGAAGTATTCATGGAGAAAGGAAAAGTATATAAAGTAGATCTTACTCCGATGGTAACGAGTAACTATTTCGCACCCGGACACAGAATTCGTATTGAAGTATCGAGCAGTAATTTTCCTCGCTTTGATAGAAACATGAATACAGGCGGAAATAATTATGATGAAGCAACGGGTATTAAAGTGGAGAATAAAATTCATCACTCTACCCAATATCCATCGGTGATCAAGTTGCCGATGATCAAAAAATAG